AATCCCAAAAATATGAAAAGAGCAACCTAGACTTCCCCAATCCAGAACGAGGTTTTTTTTTCCATATAGTCCTTGGGGGACTCAACCTCGCCCTAACCTAGAGTTAAATGAGCTAAAAAAGTTAAGGACTCAAAACATAACATTAGCTCGAAGAATCTATCTCATCTCTGAGTTTAGAACACAACCCTTATCACAATCATTTCTAGATAAAGTATCTACGGATCTTTCAACAGCCCGAAAGTCCGGAATAAAGCTAATCATCAGATTTGCCTACAATTGGCTGGGAGGAGGGGAAGACACCTCTGTTGAAAGAATAGTTTCTCATTTGGATCAGTTAGAACCAATACTGAAAAACAATTATGATGCGATTGCTTATCTAGAAGCAGGATTTATTGGATACTGGGGGGAATGGAATCGATCAACTAATGGACTACGAACCAACCCTCAAGCAAGAAGAAAAATATTAAAAAAATTACTATCCGTTCTGCCTCCCGAACGAATGGTTGCCCTAAGATATTCCTATTACAAAGGTGATATTTTTAACCAACAACAACCGCTCACTGAGAGCGAAGCCTTCAATAGAAGCGGTAGAGCCAGAACCGGAGCACATAATGATTGCTTTCTAGCTGAAATCGACGATTGGGGTACGTATAACCACACCGATCCGAAGATTATTAACCAGCAGAAGGCTTTTTTGAACTTAGATAACCGATACCTTGTACAGGGTGGTGAGGTCTGCAATCCTAGCCCATATGATGACTGTCCCAACGCTCAAAAAGAGCTAGCCTACATGCGCTGGAGTACCTTAAATAGCTTCCCTTCTGATGGGAAAAGCATATTAGCAGACTGGGTGACTCAAGGCTGTATGGACAACATCAAGCATCGCCTCGGTTATCGGTTTAGGTTAATCAATGCAGAAATGCCCATCAAAATTGCCGCTGGTGAACCATTTAGCTTAAACTTTTCAGTCATAAATGAGGGTTGGGCCAATGCCTACAATCCTCGAGAGTTAGAAATTATTCTTCGCCACAAATCAACAAGACGGAACTATACTCTACTTACAGAAGAAAATCCTCAATTTTGGATACCTGGGCAAAAGACCACTATCAATATCCTTGTCCAAACTCCCAGTACCTTACCATCGGGGACATATGAAGTATTTTTGAATCTTCCAGATCCATCGAAGCAATTATCCCATCGGCCAGAGTATTCGATCAGACTAGCAAATAAAGGCACTTGGGAAGAAGACACTGGATTCAATTCACTACAGATGAACCTAATCATTCGAAGCAAGTAAATCGCATCCAAAACTTTAAAAAACACTTTATTTAAATTCTGATTAACCTCAGAGATATTTAGGAAAAGTAGATGGAGCAAAGTAAACCACAGAAACTATTTTCTTCCCTAAAAAAAATAAAGAATAACTCCCTGAACAACCAGATTTTCAGTGCCACACTGATTGTAGTGATGCTGACAGTAGGTGTCAAAATTGCTTCTTTTATTAAAGATCTGGTTGTAGCTTGGCGTTTTGGCACCAGAGATGAGTTAGATGCCTTTTTGATTGCCTTGGTCGTTCCATCTCTACTCAGCAATGTTGTCGCATCTTCTTTCAACTCTGCCCTTATTCCTACCTATATACAGCTTAGAGAAACTAAAGGTATATCTGAAGCGAATAAGCTATTCTCCAATTTGATGGTCTGCGTTCTAATAATATTAAGCCTACTATCAATATTGATGTTAGGTTTTGCCCATCTATATTTGCCATTTCTTGCAGCAGGCTTTGATGAGCAGAAATTGGCTCTAACGTTTAGAATACTTTGCACCATTTCTCCCATCATTCTCCTAGACGGAATCATTTGTAATTGGCGAGCAGTATTGAACGCGGAAGAAAATTTTACTGTAGCTGGTGTTGCCCCAATCTTTACCCCCATTGTGACTATTATTCTCCTTCTACAGATCCATTCATGGGGTGTTTATACTTTAGCGGTTGGATTATGTGCTGGGATGATCTTAGAGGTACTGGCAATAGGACTCACACTCAGCAGAAAAGGGATTCCACTCATCCCCAAATGGCAAGGATGGGACGACAATTTAACCCATATTTTTAAGCAATATCTTCTGGTCTTATCTGGAGCTGTTTTACTTTGCAGTGCCGTTCCAATTGATCAAGCAATGGCAGCAATGCTATCACCCGGAAGTGTGGCCTCACTGAACTATGGAAATAAAGTAATTGCTGCTCCCATGGGGCTTTTTACCAGTGGTTTAACAGCTTCAATCATACCGTATTGCTCAAAAATGTATGCCAATGGAGACTGGATAAAAATCAGGCAAACGATTAGACAAAATCTAGGTTTAATTGCACTTATTGGCACTGCCTTAACCATAACAACCATTATCTTTTCAGAGCCAATCGTTCAACTTCTTTTCCAGAGAGGTTCTTTCGTTGAAAAAGATACTAAAATCGTTAGCCAAATACAGTCTTTATACTCTCTGCAAATCCCATTTTATATCGGAAACCTATTTTTAATTCGCCTAGCTAGCTCAATCAAGCAGAATCATCTTCTCCTTTGGGTTTCCGGCTTAGATCTCATCCTCAATATAGTCCTGAATTATATATTTATCAACATAATAGGGATCAAAGGGATAGCACTTTCAACTAGTATTGTCTATATATTTTCTTTCTTTTTTCTCTTCCTGCAAATCAACAGATATACGATTCAAGAAGCTAAAAAACTTAAAGTCGCAAGATATTGAGGAAAATACTAATGAAATTAGCATATAAAGAATCATCATAAAACTTCAAATGATGATTCATTCAAGAATAAATAGTTTTCAAGCTATAGTTCTTAGAAAAAACTAGGCAACCTAATTTATATTTCATATTTAAACCCATGAAAAATATAGCTTTTTTACTACCGACTCTTCACGGTGGAGGTGCCGAGAAAGTAGTTATTGCCTTAGCCAATGGTTTTATAGAAAGAGGTATACCGGTTGATTTAGTACTAGTCAATTCAGAAGGTGAATATTTTAATCAGATTCATCTCGCGGT
The genomic region above belongs to Acaryochloris sp. CCMEE 5410 and contains:
- a CDS encoding DUF4832 domain-containing protein, whose product is MYLISEFRTQPLSQSFLDKVSTDLSTARKSGIKLIIRFAYNWLGGGEDTSVERIVSHLDQLEPILKNNYDAIAYLEAGFIGYWGEWNRSTNGLRTNPQARRKILKKLLSVLPPERMVALRYSYYKGDIFNQQQPLTESEAFNRSGRARTGAHNDCFLAEIDDWGTYNHTDPKIINQQKAFLNLDNRYLVQGGEVCNPSPYDDCPNAQKELAYMRWSTLNSFPSDGKSILADWVTQGCMDNIKHRLGYRFRLINAEMPIKIAAGEPFSLNFSVINEGWANAYNPRELEIILRHKSTRRNYTLLTEENPQFWIPGQKTTINILVQTPSTLPSGTYEVFLNLPDPSKQLSHRPEYSIRLANKGTWEEDTGFNSLQMNLIIRSK
- the murJ gene encoding murein biosynthesis integral membrane protein MurJ encodes the protein MEQSKPQKLFSSLKKIKNNSLNNQIFSATLIVVMLTVGVKIASFIKDLVVAWRFGTRDELDAFLIALVVPSLLSNVVASSFNSALIPTYIQLRETKGISEANKLFSNLMVCVLIILSLLSILMLGFAHLYLPFLAAGFDEQKLALTFRILCTISPIILLDGIICNWRAVLNAEENFTVAGVAPIFTPIVTIILLLQIHSWGVYTLAVGLCAGMILEVLAIGLTLSRKGIPLIPKWQGWDDNLTHIFKQYLLVLSGAVLLCSAVPIDQAMAAMLSPGSVASLNYGNKVIAAPMGLFTSGLTASIIPYCSKMYANGDWIKIRQTIRQNLGLIALIGTALTITTIIFSEPIVQLLFQRGSFVEKDTKIVSQIQSLYSLQIPFYIGNLFLIRLASSIKQNHLLLWVSGLDLILNIVLNYIFINIIGIKGIALSTSIVYIFSFFFLFLQINRYTIQEAKKLKVARY